A section of the Corynebacterium tuberculostearicum genome encodes:
- the mscL gene encoding large conductance mechanosensitive channel protein MscL — MLKGFKDFIMRGNVIELATAVIIGSAFTAIVTAVTDSIIQPIINSLGSAEVDGLGFQITDNKNTLVDFGAVITAAINFLIIAAVVYFLIVMPLNKLTEAAKRRQGVDPEAPAPTSEELLAEIRDLLEAQNVSDKDIAGTGIDGSAHGATDADNGSTGGGRHQA, encoded by the coding sequence ATGCTCAAGGGTTTTAAAGACTTCATTATGCGTGGCAACGTCATCGAACTTGCCACCGCGGTCATCATCGGCTCCGCCTTCACCGCAATCGTCACCGCCGTTACTGACTCGATCATCCAGCCGATCATCAATTCCCTTGGCTCCGCTGAGGTGGACGGGTTGGGCTTTCAAATCACCGACAACAAAAACACCCTTGTTGACTTCGGCGCGGTAATCACCGCAGCGATCAACTTCCTCATCATCGCCGCGGTGGTCTACTTCCTCATCGTCATGCCGCTCAACAAGCTCACCGAGGCTGCGAAGCGCCGCCAAGGCGTAGACCCTGAGGCTCCGGCACCAACTTCCGAGGAACTGCTCGCGGAAATCCGCGACCTGCTCGAGGCCCAAAACGTCTCCGATAAGGACATCGCAGGAACCGGCATTGACGGTTCCGCCCACGGCGCTACCGACGCCGATAACGGTTCCACCGGCGGCGGCCGTCACCAGGCCTAG
- a CDS encoding sensor histidine kinase: MLLTAYVDDRLEAKADVLLRQSQDPRFMDNVDEEIEDFKSYNPGTRVALSPPSMSFSYGDTIPVGGDFHRTEDYTETSVRTVGGERVLAKRHDLGSTVVVAQSLAPVQGLIAILGTVLLVIVGLGILLAIFAGLIVSKTGMQPIARLKRAVDYVTQTNDLRPIGVSNNDEMAQLTTSFNHMLEALQESRSQQAQFVADAGHELKTPLTSMRTNIELLMMLNRAGGGFGMSDEDRKDLEDDVMSQMNELSTLIEDLVDLAREDGNEREPEPVDLCEVMMASLERARRRRPDVKFLVRFIPWELEGDPFALCRATLNLMDNAAKWSPATGTVRVSMEQLSTHEVRLRFDDSGPGIAPEEREKVFERFYRSAEARSMPGSGLGLAIVKSVIERHDGTIKIRESNDGGTRMEVILPGKPVSGEVFVDGLADPHEGLPGGKEDPSGRGEIFAQRWFNQG, from the coding sequence ATGTTGCTTACTGCCTATGTCGATGACCGCTTGGAGGCCAAGGCCGATGTCTTGTTGCGGCAAAGCCAAGACCCGCGGTTCATGGATAACGTGGATGAGGAAATCGAGGACTTTAAGTCCTATAACCCCGGCACCCGCGTAGCCCTATCTCCACCCTCAATGAGCTTTTCCTACGGCGACACCATTCCTGTGGGTGGGGACTTCCACCGAACGGAGGATTACACGGAAACTTCCGTGCGTACCGTGGGCGGCGAGCGAGTGCTGGCCAAGCGTCATGATCTTGGCTCTACCGTGGTCGTTGCTCAGTCTCTCGCTCCTGTGCAAGGGCTCATCGCCATCTTGGGTACGGTGCTTCTGGTTATCGTTGGCCTTGGCATCTTGCTCGCCATTTTTGCAGGCCTCATCGTGTCCAAAACCGGTATGCAACCCATCGCCCGGCTGAAGCGAGCGGTGGATTACGTGACGCAGACCAACGACCTGCGTCCTATTGGGGTCTCCAACAACGACGAGATGGCGCAGTTGACCACCTCCTTTAACCACATGTTGGAGGCACTGCAGGAATCTCGTTCGCAGCAGGCTCAGTTCGTAGCCGATGCTGGACACGAGTTGAAGACCCCGCTGACCTCTATGCGTACCAATATTGAGCTTTTGATGATGCTCAATCGTGCCGGTGGTGGCTTTGGCATGAGCGATGAGGACCGCAAGGACCTTGAAGATGACGTCATGTCCCAGATGAATGAGCTCTCCACCTTGATTGAAGACCTCGTTGATTTGGCGCGCGAGGACGGCAATGAGCGCGAGCCGGAACCGGTTGACCTGTGTGAAGTCATGATGGCTTCGTTGGAGCGAGCGCGCCGCCGCCGTCCCGATGTGAAGTTCTTGGTGCGCTTTATCCCGTGGGAGCTGGAAGGCGACCCCTTCGCATTGTGCCGTGCCACGCTTAATCTCATGGATAATGCGGCCAAGTGGTCGCCGGCTACTGGCACGGTGCGCGTGTCTATGGAGCAGCTATCCACCCACGAGGTGCGCCTGCGCTTTGATGACTCCGGGCCTGGCATTGCGCCGGAGGAGAGGGAGAAGGTCTTTGAACGCTTCTATCGTTCGGCGGAAGCGCGTTCCATGCCGGGCTCGGGATTGGGTTTGGCCATTGTGAAATCGGTGATTGAGCGTCACGATGGCACCATCAAGATCCGCGAGTCTAATGATGGTGGTACCCGCATGGAAGTCATCTTGCCGGGCAAGCCTGTGTCGGGTGAGGTTTTCGTGGACGGTTTGGCAGATCCGCATGAGGGGTTGCCGGGTGGTAAGGAAGACCCGAGCGGCCGCGGTGAAATCTTTGCGCAGCGCTGGTTCAATCAGGGCTAG
- a CDS encoding UTP--glucose-1-phosphate uridylyltransferase — protein MAIEREDSARGITTVVVPAAGMGTRFLPATKTVPKELLPVVDTPGIELIAEEAASVGARRLAVITAPDKQEVMRHFEAFPELVQTLESRGKDEQVAKVKRANQIIHPVAVEQEKPLGLGHAVGLAEEVLGEDEDSFAVMLPDDIVLPATVMADMARVRAALGGSVLCAFEVPREQTYNYGVFDVEDTDAPGVKKVVGMVEKPAVEDAPSNLVATGRYLLDRKIFDALRRIKPGKGGELQLTDAIELLIEEGEPVHVVVHQGKRHDLGNPGGYIPANVDFGLRDEKYGPTLYKAIKQIMAEYEDEHGLA, from the coding sequence ATGGCTATAGAACGCGAAGATTCCGCCCGCGGAATCACCACGGTTGTAGTTCCAGCGGCAGGTATGGGCACCCGATTTTTGCCCGCCACCAAGACGGTTCCCAAGGAACTGCTGCCCGTTGTTGATACTCCCGGCATCGAACTCATCGCAGAGGAGGCGGCCTCTGTCGGCGCGCGCCGCCTTGCGGTGATTACCGCGCCCGATAAGCAAGAGGTCATGCGCCATTTCGAGGCTTTTCCTGAGCTGGTGCAGACCCTTGAATCCCGCGGCAAGGACGAGCAGGTGGCCAAGGTCAAGCGCGCCAACCAGATCATTCACCCCGTCGCGGTGGAGCAGGAAAAGCCGCTGGGCTTGGGCCATGCGGTGGGCCTTGCTGAAGAGGTGCTTGGGGAAGACGAGGATTCCTTCGCCGTCATGCTCCCTGATGACATTGTCTTGCCCGCCACCGTCATGGCGGATATGGCGCGTGTGCGTGCGGCATTGGGTGGCAGCGTGCTGTGCGCCTTCGAGGTCCCGCGCGAGCAGACCTACAACTACGGCGTCTTCGACGTGGAAGATACCGATGCCCCTGGCGTGAAGAAGGTCGTGGGCATGGTGGAAAAGCCGGCGGTAGAGGATGCTCCTTCTAACCTCGTGGCCACCGGCCGCTACCTTTTGGATCGCAAGATTTTTGATGCCCTGCGCCGCATTAAGCCGGGCAAGGGCGGTGAGCTGCAGCTTACTGACGCCATCGAGCTCCTCATTGAGGAAGGCGAGCCCGTCCACGTGGTAGTCCACCAAGGAAAGCGCCATGATCTGGGCAATCCCGGCGGCTATATCCCAGCCAACGTGGACTTTGGCCTGCGCGATGAAAAGTATGGTCCCACGCTGTATAAAGCGATTAAGCAAATCATGGCCGAGTATGAGGACGAGCACGGCCTAGCCTAG
- a CDS encoding 5-formyltetrahydrofolate cyclo-ligase: MTSSITAKNELRARLVQARRELSSEDHDAFTAAVRKHLESELTESMTVAAYWPLGSEPGGADFVPWLKAHVSRVLLPISGENGTLTFAEYRGKEAMHTSPLGLNEPQGPSFDSSVLAECDLVLAPAMAVDAKGNRMGKGGGYYDRALEPLPHGKPPVFAMVYPSEFVDELPTEDHDRKVDAAVTAEGMTRF; encoded by the coding sequence ATGACCTCTTCCATCACCGCCAAAAACGAGCTGCGCGCCCGCTTGGTCCAGGCCCGCCGCGAACTTTCCTCCGAGGACCATGATGCATTTACCGCCGCCGTGCGCAAGCATCTCGAATCCGAGCTAACCGAGTCCATGACGGTGGCCGCCTACTGGCCTTTGGGCTCTGAGCCCGGTGGTGCGGACTTTGTGCCGTGGCTCAAGGCACATGTCTCCCGCGTCCTCCTGCCAATTTCCGGTGAGAATGGCACGTTGACCTTTGCCGAATACCGCGGCAAGGAAGCCATGCACACCAGCCCATTGGGTTTGAATGAGCCTCAGGGCCCAAGCTTTGATAGCAGCGTGCTGGCCGAGTGCGATCTGGTGCTCGCCCCCGCCATGGCAGTAGATGCCAAGGGCAACCGCATGGGCAAGGGCGGCGGCTACTATGACCGCGCGCTAGAGCCGCTTCCCCACGGCAAGCCGCCGGTTTTCGCCATGGTCTACCCCTCCGAGTTTGTAGACGAGCTGCCTACCGAGGACCATGACCGCAAGGTTGATGCCGCCGTCACCGCAGAGGGCATGACCCGCTTCTAG
- the rpmF gene encoding 50S ribosomal protein L32, with product MATPKFKKSRANTHARRSQWKADNVALQEVTIDGQTVRIPRRLVKAAKLGLVDVEQF from the coding sequence ATGGCAACTCCTAAGTTTAAGAAGTCCCGTGCGAACACCCACGCACGCCGTTCCCAGTGGAAGGCTGACAACGTAGCCCTCCAGGAAGTCACCATCGACGGCCAGACCGTCCGCATCCCGCGCCGCCTGGTTAAGGCTGCCAAGCTGGGCCTGGTTGACGTAGAGCAGTTCTAA
- a CDS encoding response regulator transcription factor, with translation MKLLVVDDEQAVRESLRRSLRFNGYEVLTANDGLEAVETVRAENPELLILDIMMPNMDGLEVCRTLRSEGWDRPILVLTARDGVSDRVSGLDAGADDYLPKPFALEELLARVRSLVRRASADSIAAEAPVESKLSFEDLELDADTREVSRGGRAISLTRTEFALLQLLMENPRKVLSRSKILEEVWGYDFPTSGNALEVYIGYLRKKTEGEGDARLIHTVRGVGYVLRESNP, from the coding sequence ATGAAACTCCTTGTGGTGGATGATGAACAAGCCGTCCGCGAATCGCTACGCCGTTCCCTACGTTTTAACGGCTACGAAGTGCTGACCGCCAACGACGGCTTGGAAGCCGTGGAGACGGTGCGCGCTGAAAATCCCGAATTGCTGATTCTGGACATCATGATGCCCAACATGGATGGCCTTGAGGTATGTCGCACCCTGCGCAGTGAGGGTTGGGACCGTCCGATCCTCGTTCTGACTGCGCGCGATGGAGTCTCGGATCGCGTGTCCGGCCTCGATGCCGGCGCGGATGATTACCTGCCAAAGCCGTTCGCATTGGAAGAGCTCTTGGCCCGCGTGCGCTCCTTGGTACGGCGTGCCTCTGCAGATTCCATCGCGGCTGAAGCTCCGGTGGAAAGCAAGCTTAGCTTCGAGGACCTCGAGCTTGATGCCGATACCCGCGAAGTAAGCCGCGGTGGCCGCGCCATTTCCTTGACCCGCACCGAGTTTGCGCTGCTGCAATTGCTGATGGAAAATCCCCGCAAGGTTCTCTCTCGCAGCAAAATCTTGGAAGAGGTATGGGGTTACGATTTCCCTACCTCCGGCAATGCTCTCGAGGTCTATATCGGCTACCTGCGTAAGAAGACCGAGGGCGAGGGCGACGCTCGCCTTATCCACACCGTCCGTGGCGTGGGCTATGTTTTGAGGGAGTCTAATCCGTGA
- the rpsR gene encoding 30S ribosomal protein S18: MANKRNNQKKFRMEQSRRPKKNPLKAEGIEKVDYKDTKTLRLFISDRHKIRSRRVTGLTPQQQRQVATAVKNAREMALLPFTTR, from the coding sequence ATGGCTAATAAGCGCAATAACCAAAAGAAGTTCCGTATGGAGCAGAGCCGTCGCCCAAAGAAGAACCCTTTGAAGGCTGAGGGCATCGAGAAGGTGGACTACAAGGACACCAAGACTCTGCGTCTGTTCATCTCGGATCGTCACAAGATCCGTTCCCGTCGCGTCACCGGTCTGACCCCGCAGCAGCAGCGTCAGGTTGCTACCGCAGTCAAGAACGCACGCGAAATGGCTCTCCTGCCGTTCACCACCCGCTAA
- the rpmB gene encoding 50S ribosomal protein L28, whose translation MSAICQVTGRKPEFGKQVSHSHRRTSRRWNPNVQRRRYYLPSEGRTITLNVSTKGMKIIDRDGIESVVAKIRARGEKI comes from the coding sequence ATGTCGGCTATTTGCCAGGTAACGGGCCGCAAGCCGGAATTCGGCAAGCAGGTCTCGCACTCGCACCGCCGCACTTCGCGCCGTTGGAACCCCAACGTGCAGCGTCGTCGCTACTACCTGCCCTCTGAGGGCCGTACCATCACCCTGAATGTTTCCACGAAGGGCATGAAGATCATCGACCGCGATGGCATCGAGTCCGTTGTGGCTAAGATTCGCGCACGTGGGGAGAAGATTTAA
- a CDS encoding MogA/MoaB family molybdenum cofactor biosynthesis protein: MPDSQHDVTDSAQPDSATKRDSLMDVAEPDDAFLLASEQEDSLAAPRRGLIVIVTDHPGEQSDSTSQLVSELLAEANFRVDGAIVVRSKKSKIRQAIETAVVGGVDVVLTVGGTGVGPRDKTPEATRSVIDKMVPGVAQALRSSGQACGAVDACTSRGLSGVSGSTVVVNLASSRAAIRDGMATLAPLVHHLIDQLQQSSVQ; this comes from the coding sequence ATGCCAGATTCGCAGCACGATGTGACCGACTCCGCGCAGCCCGACAGCGCGACTAAGCGCGATTCCTTGATGGATGTTGCCGAACCCGATGATGCCTTCCTGCTGGCAAGCGAGCAGGAGGATAGCCTTGCTGCCCCGCGCCGCGGCCTTATTGTTATTGTCACCGATCATCCTGGTGAGCAATCCGATAGCACTTCGCAGCTGGTAAGCGAGTTGCTCGCGGAGGCCAATTTCCGCGTTGATGGCGCCATCGTAGTGCGCTCCAAGAAGTCCAAGATTCGCCAAGCCATTGAGACCGCCGTGGTCGGTGGCGTGGACGTGGTCCTCACCGTGGGCGGCACCGGTGTCGGTCCACGCGATAAGACTCCGGAGGCTACGCGGTCCGTCATCGACAAGATGGTTCCGGGTGTGGCGCAGGCGCTGCGTTCTTCTGGCCAAGCCTGTGGCGCGGTGGATGCCTGTACGTCCCGCGGTCTATCGGGTGTTTCGGGCTCTACTGTAGTGGTCAACCTTGCCTCGTCGCGCGCTGCCATCCGCGACGGCATGGCTACCTTGGCGCCTCTGGTTCACCACCTCATTGACCAGCTGCAGCAGTCTAGTGTCCAGTAA
- a CDS encoding SAF domain-containing protein codes for MPTSRMPRLVSTLRTPGHRRGVVVRRAIAVALLIAALASALSAAKELPRVPVFSRDLPAGAELALADVDLARLPSSSIPESAVAAKPEDLSGRVITAAAGKGEVITDARLLGEELVSSLVGGSDAAAARMIPVKLAEPDIIPHLHHGDTVDVVTAVDAASAPAGEGEAPATPTARVIATGGRVVSTSSAEGEASSSTVLLALPHDHANDVAAASLSQPLTVVIVGDRAHPQQR; via the coding sequence ATGCCCACTTCGCGTATGCCCCGCCTCGTTTCCACCCTTCGCACCCCTGGCCACCGCCGCGGCGTTGTAGTGCGCCGCGCCATTGCGGTGGCCCTTCTTATTGCCGCGCTGGCTTCGGCCTTATCTGCGGCCAAGGAACTGCCGCGCGTTCCCGTCTTCAGCCGCGATCTGCCTGCGGGCGCGGAGCTGGCGCTTGCCGACGTCGACTTGGCCCGCCTTCCTTCCTCCTCCATCCCCGAATCTGCGGTAGCGGCAAAGCCAGAAGATCTGAGCGGCCGAGTCATTACCGCCGCAGCCGGCAAGGGCGAAGTGATTACCGATGCTCGCCTTCTAGGAGAAGAACTTGTCTCTAGCTTGGTGGGCGGCTCCGACGCCGCGGCCGCGCGGATGATCCCAGTCAAGCTCGCCGAGCCAGACATCATCCCCCACCTACACCATGGCGATACCGTGGACGTGGTAACCGCCGTCGATGCCGCATCCGCCCCGGCCGGGGAGGGCGAGGCGCCCGCAACGCCCACCGCGCGCGTTATCGCCACCGGCGGGCGCGTGGTGTCAACCTCCAGCGCCGAAGGCGAGGCCTCTTCCTCGACCGTTTTGCTCGCGCTGCCGCATGACCACGCCAATGATGTAGCCGCGGCGTCGTTAAGCCAACCGCTCACGGTCGTTATTGTGGGTGACCGCGCTCACCCGCAACAACGCTAG
- the rpsN gene encoding 30S ribosomal protein S14, whose product MAKKSKIAKNEQRKEIVARYAERRAELKKIIKNPNTPDEERLEAQFELNRQPRDASPARVRNRDAADGRPRGYLRKFGLSRVRMRGMAHRGELPGVRKSSW is encoded by the coding sequence ATGGCTAAGAAGTCCAAGATCGCTAAGAACGAGCAGCGCAAGGAAATCGTCGCCCGCTACGCGGAGCGTCGCGCTGAGCTCAAGAAGATCATCAAGAACCCGAACACCCCGGATGAGGAGCGCCTGGAGGCTCAGTTCGAGCTGAACCGCCAGCCTCGTGACGCTTCCCCAGCCCGCGTACGTAACCGTGACGCTGCCGATGGCCGCCCACGCGGTTACCTCCGCAAGTTCGGCCTGTCCCGTGTCCGTATGCGCGGCATGGCTCACCGTGGTGAGCTGCCGGGCGTTCGTAAGTCCAGCTGGTAA
- a CDS encoding putative nucleotidyltransferase substrate binding domain-containing protein, translated as MALHQSLLDLSELAPHCQSRATARGLLAEAQDILRNAVAHQDNEIELAHWYSRLITDIVRSPGVNSPVRLTGAAARGDQVPSMPVEWMGEDVDLQEVFADVGLQAQVAADSIAARVDAGLPLGNGGEQALLEEALAQRPPALKVVDGLPDRDAAVDIKATLLSPIAAIARWAAPGPRPTVDRLAIGVERDLLSAADAEALDLAWRTGYALELRRWYEGVSDHSATLRDLPPLDRTAYGSACRIVSAAFESISRRTEEDK; from the coding sequence ATGGCCCTGCACCAATCCCTACTCGATCTTTCCGAGCTCGCCCCACACTGCCAGTCCCGCGCTACGGCCCGCGGACTGCTAGCAGAGGCACAAGATATCTTGCGCAATGCGGTCGCCCACCAGGACAATGAGATTGAATTGGCCCACTGGTATTCCCGGCTGATTACGGATATTGTTCGCTCCCCGGGGGTCAACTCCCCGGTCCGCCTTACCGGCGCCGCCGCCCGCGGCGACCAAGTGCCGTCCATGCCTGTGGAGTGGATGGGCGAAGATGTTGATCTCCAGGAGGTCTTCGCAGATGTTGGCCTCCAGGCTCAGGTAGCCGCCGATTCCATCGCCGCCCGCGTCGACGCCGGCCTACCCCTCGGCAACGGCGGAGAACAAGCGCTACTGGAAGAAGCCTTGGCCCAGCGTCCGCCTGCTCTCAAGGTGGTCGATGGCCTGCCGGACCGCGATGCAGCGGTTGACATCAAGGCCACGCTACTCTCCCCCATCGCAGCAATCGCACGCTGGGCAGCGCCGGGGCCGCGCCCGACGGTAGATCGCCTAGCGATCGGCGTGGAACGCGATCTGCTTAGCGCCGCTGATGCAGAAGCTTTGGACCTAGCGTGGCGCACTGGCTATGCGTTAGAGTTGCGCCGTTGGTACGAGGGCGTTAGTGATCACTCGGCAACATTGCGCGATCTTCCGCCGCTGGACCGCACCGCTTATGGTTCCGCGTGCCGCATTGTCTCGGCGGCGTTCGAGTCTATTTCCCGGCGGACAGAAGAAGATAAATAG
- a CDS encoding type B 50S ribosomal protein L31 — protein sequence MKKDIHPDYHPVVFRDAGTGHSFLTKSTASSDRTVEWEDGNEYPLIVVDVTAESHPFWTGAQRVMDTAGRVERFNQRFGGMARRKKKNA from the coding sequence ATGAAGAAAGATATTCACCCGGATTACCACCCGGTAGTCTTCCGTGATGCTGGTACCGGTCACTCCTTTTTGACCAAGTCCACCGCTTCCTCCGACCGCACCGTTGAGTGGGAAGACGGCAACGAATACCCACTGATCGTCGTTGACGTTACCGCTGAGTCCCACCCGTTCTGGACTGGTGCACAGCGCGTTATGGATACCGCCGGCCGCGTCGAGCGCTTCAACCAGCGCTTCGGTGGCATGGCACGCCGCAAGAAGAAGAACGCGTAA
- a CDS encoding S1C family serine protease, with protein sequence MNMRNDDYRGFDGNSPEGASQEGPGRAEPVQGGPNFGETGQPDVGAGSAGPYSDSTGPYSGAGAQAYETGSYSQGWNQPRGGAEGDDPRTLGSLGPYPNGPQTQSFNGQGQEGPMVTPLPPQPEQKKKIGLGAATALAAVAAIAAGSIAGAVVGMSSGGGNNDTSVVNEALKAEPANNSTGKEPERGSVEEVASKVLPAVVSIQTMTRTGGAEGSGSVISPDGYVLTNHHVVAGAEHGGMMQVTMNDGSKHEADVVASDANTDVAIVKIKDVKDLPFLQFGDSDSVAVGQEVVAVGSPLGLNATVTSGIVSAKNRPVRASQEGGESSLIDAIQTDAAVNPGNSGGPLVDRDGNIVGMNSMIASLSNNSSGEGGSIGLGFAIPSNFAKRMADELINDGKVSHPTLGVKVLARDDGNGARIAEVEPGGPADKAGLKDGDIVTRVNDRLIENADALIAAARSQDFGATVTLEVTREDSDESRQVEVTLSGE encoded by the coding sequence ATGAACATGAGGAATGACGATTACCGCGGCTTTGATGGAAACTCCCCGGAGGGAGCGTCCCAGGAAGGTCCGGGTAGGGCCGAGCCGGTTCAGGGTGGTCCGAACTTTGGAGAAACCGGACAGCCCGACGTAGGCGCTGGTAGTGCTGGTCCCTACAGCGACAGCACTGGTCCTTATAGCGGCGCTGGTGCGCAGGCATATGAGACCGGTTCCTATTCACAAGGCTGGAATCAACCGCGCGGCGGTGCTGAAGGCGATGATCCGCGAACGCTAGGTTCGCTGGGGCCCTATCCGAATGGCCCACAGACCCAAAGCTTTAACGGTCAGGGGCAGGAAGGCCCAATGGTCACTCCGCTGCCTCCGCAGCCGGAGCAAAAGAAGAAAATCGGCTTGGGTGCCGCCACCGCTTTGGCGGCCGTTGCCGCCATCGCCGCAGGCTCGATTGCCGGTGCTGTGGTCGGTATGAGTTCCGGGGGAGGCAATAACGATACCTCTGTAGTCAATGAAGCCCTCAAGGCTGAGCCGGCCAACAATAGCACCGGTAAGGAACCGGAGCGGGGTTCCGTTGAAGAAGTTGCCTCTAAGGTTTTGCCGGCGGTGGTTTCTATCCAGACGATGACTCGAACTGGTGGGGCTGAAGGCTCCGGTTCTGTCATCTCCCCAGATGGTTATGTACTGACCAACCACCACGTGGTTGCCGGTGCTGAGCACGGTGGCATGATGCAGGTGACCATGAATGACGGCAGCAAGCATGAAGCTGACGTGGTGGCCTCGGATGCGAATACGGACGTAGCCATCGTGAAGATCAAGGACGTCAAGGACCTGCCCTTCTTGCAGTTCGGCGACTCCGATTCCGTTGCCGTGGGTCAAGAGGTGGTGGCCGTGGGTTCTCCTTTGGGCCTGAACGCTACCGTGACCTCCGGCATCGTATCGGCAAAGAACCGTCCCGTGCGCGCATCCCAGGAGGGTGGCGAGTCCTCATTGATTGACGCCATTCAGACCGATGCTGCAGTTAACCCTGGCAACTCCGGCGGCCCGCTGGTGGATCGAGACGGCAATATCGTGGGCATGAACTCCATGATTGCTTCGCTGTCTAATAACTCCTCCGGCGAGGGCGGCTCCATTGGCCTGGGCTTTGCAATTCCATCCAACTTTGCCAAGCGCATGGCAGATGAGCTCATCAATGACGGCAAAGTTTCCCACCCAACCCTTGGCGTGAAGGTGCTCGCGCGCGACGACGGCAATGGCGCCCGCATCGCCGAGGTAGAGCCGGGCGGTCCAGCAGATAAGGCGGGCTTGAAGGATGGCGATATTGTCACCCGCGTCAACGATCGCCTGATCGAAAACGCTGATGCGCTCATCGCGGCGGCGCGATCGCAAGACTTTGGCGCCACGGTGACCTTGGAGGTTACCCGCGAAGATTCGGATGAATCTCGTCAGGTAGAGGTAACCCTCTCAGGCGAGTAA
- the rpmG gene encoding 50S ribosomal protein L33 has product MARNDIRPIIKLKSTAGTGYTYVTRKNKRNNPDRITLKKFDPIARKHVEFREER; this is encoded by the coding sequence ATGGCACGTAACGATATCCGCCCAATCATCAAGCTTAAGTCCACTGCGGGCACCGGTTACACCTACGTGACCCGTAAGAACAAGCGCAACAACCCGGATCGCATCACCTTGAAGAAGTTCGATCCGATTGCCCGCAAGCACGTCGAATTCCGCGAGGAGCGATAA